A single genomic interval of Salinarchaeum sp. IM2453 harbors:
- a CDS encoding Hsp20/alpha crystallin family protein, with protein MRRNPNDDDENNFTNIFNQLNNMLGDTSDSDPVDVHEYDEEIRVVADLPDADQNDIALQCDGRTLTIQIAQDPVPQVKQIDLPDYVDAQSADMSFNNGILEVTLDRDNDPANIGFY; from the coding sequence GTGAGGCGGAATCCTAACGACGACGACGAGAATAACTTTACCAATATCTTCAATCAACTCAATAACATGCTTGGAGACACGTCTGATTCTGATCCTGTCGATGTTCACGAGTATGATGAAGAGATTCGCGTCGTTGCCGATCTCCCTGACGCTGACCAGAACGATATCGCTCTTCAATGCGATGGCCGAACACTCACCATTCAAATCGCACAGGATCCAGTTCCACAGGTCAAGCAGATTGACCTCCCAGACTATGTGGATGCTCAGTCAGCCGATATGAGCTTCAATAATGGAATTCTTGAAGTTACGCTTGATCGAGATAACGATCCGGCTAACATCGGGTTTTACTAA
- a CDS encoding acetate--CoA ligase family protein, which yields MSQVDALLNPASIAVVGASPDARYSGNLIRNLLDYGYDNPIYYVNPNREEAFGQKCYDDISDVPETVDLVVVSIPRDYVIDVVDQAGEMGVPAALIISAGFSEADETGEELESELGGVIEKHDMAVCGPNTIGFANPQADTVPSAICSREPDNGEIGLISQSGALAFATFYDRAKDEDIDFAYIIATGNETGLTMSDYIKYMAEDDTVEAICAYIEGIDQPREFINAVVKAKEHGKPVFAVKTGDSEVAKESSESHTGAIAGSEEAWNAAFDRAGVERVPDIEDLLERAKLHAEFNNGGDSVCVASTSGGLAGLLADMTAKRDIALPEITGETEQQLLEMDELLTFGGIHNPADIRQQGTEAFTEIADVVFADDAFDAYVFAVALPAVGEQAEMIADKMLDIHRQAPDPVVFLWTGRKEGPDKESPYERVRDEAVLYYDADVCMDAVASLLDPPTAGERIDTVSVTNSGTTEAVDWEQAVELVPDSIDVVDHRIVSSPEEAATAASELGGSVVLKANTTQAHKTELGAVKTGVRATQAADAFEDVIANVESGQAIVQKQIDGTELMLGIFEDPSFGPVLSVAPGGIHVEAFEDFQLNFIPPVSAQEVMRRLEQSPVIELLTGRGVQIQPDDLAEAVSDLGDLAVDGVLEADLNPVMLTQDSVTAVDLYLKK from the coding sequence ATGTCGCAAGTTGATGCATTGCTGAATCCGGCATCAATTGCGGTGGTTGGTGCGAGTCCTGATGCTCGGTACTCTGGCAATTTAATCCGGAACTTGTTAGACTATGGATACGACAATCCGATTTACTATGTCAATCCTAACCGCGAAGAGGCATTTGGGCAGAAATGCTATGATGACATCAGCGATGTTCCAGAGACGGTTGACCTAGTAGTCGTTTCAATCCCTCGTGATTATGTTATCGATGTCGTTGACCAAGCAGGCGAGATGGGAGTTCCAGCAGCATTGATAATCTCTGCTGGTTTCTCAGAAGCCGATGAAACTGGCGAAGAACTTGAATCAGAGCTTGGTGGTGTAATTGAGAAACATGATATGGCCGTCTGCGGACCAAACACAATCGGGTTTGCAAATCCACAGGCAGACACTGTCCCGTCTGCGATTTGCTCGCGAGAGCCAGACAACGGTGAGATTGGACTAATCAGTCAGTCAGGAGCCCTTGCATTTGCGACGTTTTATGATCGTGCTAAAGACGAGGATATTGACTTTGCCTACATCATTGCAACAGGGAATGAGACTGGGCTTACGATGAGTGATTATATCAAATACATGGCAGAAGATGATACCGTTGAGGCGATCTGCGCCTACATCGAGGGTATCGATCAACCTCGTGAATTTATCAATGCCGTAGTTAAAGCCAAAGAGCATGGAAAACCTGTGTTTGCGGTAAAAACGGGCGATTCAGAGGTTGCCAAGGAATCGTCTGAATCACACACAGGGGCAATCGCTGGAAGCGAAGAGGCCTGGAATGCCGCCTTTGACCGAGCAGGCGTTGAACGGGTTCCCGATATTGAGGACCTACTCGAGCGGGCAAAGTTGCATGCAGAGTTTAATAATGGGGGAGACAGCGTTTGTGTTGCTTCAACTAGTGGTGGGCTTGCCGGATTACTGGCAGATATGACTGCAAAGCGAGATATTGCGCTACCAGAGATTACTGGGGAAACTGAACAACAACTGTTGGAGATGGACGAATTGTTGACGTTTGGTGGAATTCATAATCCAGCAGATATTCGACAGCAGGGGACAGAAGCATTTACAGAAATTGCAGATGTGGTGTTTGCTGATGATGCGTTTGATGCGTATGTATTCGCTGTTGCACTACCAGCTGTTGGCGAACAAGCTGAGATGATCGCCGACAAGATGCTTGACATCCACCGACAGGCCCCCGATCCAGTGGTATTTCTCTGGACAGGTCGAAAAGAGGGTCCAGACAAGGAGTCACCATATGAACGGGTTCGCGATGAAGCTGTCCTGTATTACGATGCTGATGTATGCATGGATGCAGTTGCGTCACTGTTGGACCCCCCTACTGCTGGCGAGCGAATCGACACAGTGTCAGTCACAAATTCAGGTACAACTGAGGCTGTCGACTGGGAACAGGCAGTCGAATTGGTTCCAGATTCAATCGACGTTGTTGATCATCGGATTGTTAGCAGTCCAGAGGAAGCAGCCACTGCGGCAAGTGAACTCGGAGGGTCCGTTGTGCTGAAAGCGAATACGACCCAAGCGCACAAAACAGAATTAGGAGCAGTAAAGACAGGTGTTAGGGCTACTCAGGCAGCTGATGCATTCGAAGATGTGATTGCGAATGTCGAATCCGGGCAAGCGATCGTACAAAAGCAAATCGATGGCACGGAACTTATGCTTGGCATCTTTGAGGATCCGAGCTTTGGACCCGTGCTCTCTGTTGCTCCTGGCGGTATCCATGTCGAAGCTTTCGAAGACTTTCAATTGAACTTCATTCCACCAGTGTCAGCACAGGAAGTCATGCGCCGACTTGAGCAGTCACCTGTTATTGAATTGCTTACTGGTCGAGGAGTACAAATACAACCTGATGATCTCGCAGAGGCCGTTTCTGACTTGGGAGACCTTGCTGTTGACGGCGTGCTTGAAGCTGATCTAAATCCAGTCATGTTGACACAGGATAGCGTCACCGCTGTTGATCTGTATCTCAAAAAATAG
- a CDS encoding amidase has translation MQQLVTNERLQQRVEALRSGILSLREYHKTLQSRMNAVEYYIKAFVSEPTRWDRIDRERNALLSQTSTPKPPLYGVPIGVKDIMHATGFVTQAGADVPPAEITDTQATVVTRLREAGALVMGKTRTAEFAYFHPPRTRNPVDLEHTPGGSSSGSAAAVAAGLCPVALGTQTGGSITRPAAFCGIVGVKPSYDRIPTDGVLPLAPSVDHVGYFTQDIASAQLVGPVLYPNWQNNVNTDDLETIGVVNGTYLQQASDTAISHFERHVDQLQEHGYEVRRLSVFKDVEAINTRHRKLMAAEAALSHSHLYPRYKKQYASETAELIESGQNVDIATLTSARNGRHQLRTQLNTTFDEHALDIIISPAAPGPAPKGIDSTGDPIMNLPWTHSGLPTVTLPASTTSAGLPIGLQCAAPFGSDEQLLQHTAQLESVLDHNRLV, from the coding sequence GTGCAACAACTTGTCACAAATGAGCGACTTCAGCAACGTGTTGAGGCGCTTCGGTCTGGGATCCTATCACTGCGTGAGTATCACAAAACGCTACAATCTCGGATGAACGCAGTTGAATACTATATCAAGGCATTTGTCTCAGAACCAACCCGATGGGATCGAATTGATCGAGAGCGTAATGCGCTGTTGTCTCAGACATCAACCCCGAAGCCACCACTATACGGGGTTCCTATTGGAGTGAAAGATATTATGCATGCCACAGGGTTTGTCACCCAAGCCGGTGCGGATGTCCCTCCTGCGGAAATCACCGATACGCAGGCAACAGTTGTGACGAGGTTACGGGAGGCGGGAGCACTAGTTATGGGAAAGACTCGAACTGCAGAATTCGCGTATTTTCATCCACCGCGCACACGGAATCCAGTGGATCTTGAGCATACTCCGGGGGGCTCAAGCAGCGGATCTGCGGCAGCCGTTGCTGCTGGTCTTTGTCCAGTTGCACTTGGCACACAGACGGGAGGATCAATTACTCGTCCAGCTGCGTTCTGCGGTATTGTAGGAGTAAAACCGAGCTACGATCGGATACCAACAGACGGCGTTCTCCCTCTTGCTCCGTCTGTCGATCATGTTGGATACTTTACTCAGGATATTGCAAGCGCGCAACTGGTAGGACCTGTTCTGTATCCCAACTGGCAAAACAATGTTAACACTGATGATTTAGAGACAATTGGAGTAGTTAACGGAACATATCTACAACAGGCAAGTGATACTGCTATAAGTCACTTTGAACGCCACGTTGATCAGCTACAGGAGCATGGGTATGAAGTTCGTCGATTATCTGTATTCAAGGATGTTGAAGCCATTAATACGCGACATCGGAAACTGATGGCTGCCGAAGCCGCACTGTCGCATAGTCATCTGTATCCTCGGTACAAGAAGCAGTACGCATCTGAGACCGCAGAGCTCATTGAATCAGGACAGAACGTGGACATTGCAACACTCACAAGTGCTCGAAATGGGAGACATCAACTTCGCACGCAACTCAATACAACATTCGACGAGCATGCACTGGATATTATAATAAGCCCAGCCGCCCCTGGTCCGGCACCGAAAGGAATCGATTCAACCGGCGATCCTATTATGAATCTTCCGTGGACGCACTCTGGGCTTCCAACAGTAACACTGCCTGCCTCAACAACGTCTGCTGGGTTACCGATTGGACTACAGTGTGCCGCCCCATTTGGCTCCGACGAACAACTGTTACAACATACAGCACAACTTGAGTCAGTGCTTGATCATAATAGGTTAGTCTAG
- the aceB gene encoding malate synthase AceB yields the protein MSIDERQHARQFVRTFFTTPTAVEGEDDSAKMLRGAIQNRGMEAPDVWVPDNEDATAPSMREEGAENIVEVVSEHGADFPGEIHPRVVWHRDDPGTRHQGLQQIMTIADPEKGAIEHIDGFVIPEVGDIDDWKKADEFLTIVENEYGLEEGSIAMSVIIESGSAELAMEELRNEMGKPSNNLQRLFMLVNGEVDYTKDMRAMTPTGDLPPWAELRHNTSRAASAAGLISVDGPYDEIRDVEGYHERMTENREKGLIGMWALTPGQVVEANKGALPPEDGYWLIEADDREVELREEDGVQVYNGDRISLSETEGGYELTVGNNTVVVDEEELEDEILDLTSYVPSLGDIVDSMEEFEAAKEAGRGAIAMTRSATVSIDGVEVDISSDRMWDEATYQALMVPVSLFQDVYENRPDQHEALAEIYSEDVVERAMEVGN from the coding sequence ATGAGTATTGACGAACGACAACATGCACGACAGTTTGTTCGGACATTTTTCACTACCCCGACCGCGGTCGAGGGAGAGGATGACTCTGCGAAAATGCTTCGTGGCGCAATCCAAAACCGCGGGATGGAAGCACCTGATGTTTGGGTCCCAGACAACGAAGACGCGACAGCGCCAAGCATGCGCGAAGAAGGTGCAGAGAATATTGTTGAAGTTGTTTCAGAACATGGCGCTGACTTCCCAGGAGAGATTCACCCACGTGTTGTCTGGCACCGCGATGATCCCGGAACTCGACACCAAGGTCTTCAGCAGATAATGACGATTGCTGATCCAGAGAAGGGTGCAATTGAACACATTGATGGGTTTGTCATTCCAGAAGTCGGAGACATTGACGATTGGAAAAAGGCAGACGAGTTCCTCACAATTGTTGAAAATGAGTATGGACTTGAAGAAGGCTCTATTGCAATGTCAGTGATTATCGAGAGTGGTTCTGCAGAACTCGCAATGGAGGAACTCCGAAACGAGATGGGCAAGCCATCGAATAACCTACAGCGTCTGTTCATGCTCGTGAATGGGGAAGTCGACTACACAAAAGACATGCGAGCAATGACGCCGACAGGCGACTTACCTCCATGGGCAGAACTCCGACACAACACCTCTCGCGCCGCGAGTGCTGCTGGTCTGATTTCTGTTGATGGACCGTACGATGAAATCCGTGATGTTGAAGGCTACCATGAGCGGATGACTGAGAACCGAGAGAAAGGCCTAATTGGAATGTGGGCGTTGACGCCAGGCCAAGTTGTTGAAGCCAACAAGGGCGCACTTCCTCCAGAAGACGGATACTGGCTTATCGAAGCTGATGATCGGGAGGTCGAACTTCGTGAAGAAGACGGAGTTCAAGTGTATAACGGCGATCGAATCTCGCTCAGTGAAACTGAAGGCGGATATGAGCTGACTGTTGGAAATAACACTGTTGTAGTCGATGAGGAAGAACTCGAAGATGAGATTCTTGACTTAACAAGCTACGTCCCAAGCCTCGGCGACATCGTTGATTCAATGGAAGAATTCGAAGCAGCCAAAGAGGCCGGACGCGGCGCAATCGCAATGACACGATCAGCAACTGTCAGCATTGATGGCGTTGAAGTCGATATTAGCTCCGACCGCATGTGGGACGAAGCAACGTATCAGGCACTGATGGTCCCAGTTTCCCTCTTCCAGGATGTCTATGAAAACCGTCCTGACCAGCACGAAGCCCTCGCAGAGATCTATAGTGAGGATGTCGTTGAACGTGCCATGGAAGTCGGAAACTAA
- a CDS encoding thiolase C-terminal domain-containing protein: MEDVAIIGASMTKFGERDTWIQDLLAEAGIACLEDAGVSGDAVDHLYVSNMASGEFEGQTGTANALAHDLNAMPAYTQRIDQTSSSGGAGIYAAWQSVASGASDCTLLVGGEKMTHRTTSEATDVIASLTHPAEYKHGITLPSFAGLTARAYLDKHDAPRESLAEVAVKNHYHGTQNPHAQFQKEVDKETVLESPIVADPLRLYDFCPITDGSAALMLVPESKASEYTDDYVVISGIAGATDTHVVHQRPDPTVMNGVVESGESAYEMAGKSPEDIDVAELHDMFTILEFLQMEGLGFADVGKAWEHAMEGTTYIDGELPINTSGGLKSKGHPLGASGVAQGYEIYKQLMNEAGDRQVDADVGLACNVGGFGNCVITTIMEQA, translated from the coding sequence ATGGAGGATGTAGCGATTATCGGAGCGTCCATGACGAAGTTTGGCGAGCGAGATACGTGGATTCAAGACTTGCTCGCCGAGGCTGGCATTGCCTGTTTGGAAGACGCAGGAGTGTCTGGAGATGCAGTTGATCATCTGTATGTATCAAACATGGCAAGCGGAGAGTTCGAAGGGCAGACAGGAACAGCAAACGCACTTGCGCATGATCTAAATGCGATGCCAGCATACACACAGCGGATTGACCAAACCTCATCAAGCGGTGGGGCAGGGATCTATGCTGCATGGCAGTCAGTTGCCAGTGGAGCCAGTGATTGTACGCTGTTGGTCGGCGGAGAAAAAATGACTCACCGAACAACATCAGAAGCGACAGACGTCATCGCATCACTGACCCATCCAGCAGAATATAAACATGGTATTACGTTGCCATCGTTTGCTGGACTGACAGCCAGAGCATATCTTGACAAGCATGATGCTCCACGAGAGAGTCTGGCAGAGGTAGCTGTCAAGAATCACTATCACGGGACGCAAAATCCTCATGCCCAGTTCCAGAAAGAAGTAGATAAGGAGACGGTCTTAGAGAGTCCAATTGTTGCTGATCCGCTTCGATTGTATGACTTCTGCCCGATTACTGATGGTAGTGCAGCATTGATGCTTGTACCAGAGTCAAAAGCTAGTGAATACACTGATGATTACGTTGTTATCTCAGGTATTGCTGGAGCAACTGACACGCACGTTGTCCACCAGCGTCCAGATCCGACAGTGATGAATGGTGTCGTTGAAAGTGGGGAATCTGCATACGAGATGGCAGGAAAGTCCCCTGAGGATATCGACGTAGCCGAACTTCACGATATGTTTACAATTCTTGAGTTCCTCCAAATGGAAGGGCTTGGATTCGCTGATGTTGGCAAAGCTTGGGAACATGCCATGGAAGGGACAACGTATATCGATGGTGAATTGCCGATCAACACGTCTGGAGGGCTAAAATCAAAAGGCCATCCACTGGGTGCAAGTGGTGTTGCACAGGGGTATGAAATATACAAACAACTAATGAACGAAGCAGGCGACCGACAGGTCGATGCAGACGTTGGTTTGGCCTGTAATGTCGGTGGATTTGGAAACTGTGTCATTACAACAATTATGGAGCAAGCATGA
- a CDS encoding OB-fold domain-containing protein, with amino-acid sequence MTEDNNPSMEAYRYEDGSLAYPGHPLGPDGSEPVGTVDLTDYTATVITWTTATATPPGVRQPNHLAIVEFDVDGTPVRAIGQVTDDNIEIGDEVEPVYSEELRNPEAGIREAESQRWDGFQFEAV; translated from the coding sequence ATGACTGAAGATAATAACCCATCAATGGAGGCGTATCGCTATGAGGATGGCTCGCTGGCGTATCCAGGACATCCGCTTGGTCCTGACGGTTCCGAGCCAGTAGGGACAGTTGACCTCACAGACTATACAGCGACAGTTATTACGTGGACGACCGCCACAGCGACTCCGCCCGGAGTACGCCAGCCAAATCACCTAGCTATCGTCGAATTTGACGTCGACGGAACACCTGTTCGAGCAATTGGACAGGTCACAGATGATAATATAGAGATTGGTGATGAGGTTGAGCCGGTATATAGTGAGGAGCTCCGCAATCCAGAAGCTGGCATTCGAGAGGCAGAGAGTCAGCGGTGGGACGGATTCCAGTTCGAGGCAGTCTGA
- a CDS encoding NADH:flavin oxidoreductase/NADH oxidase, with protein sequence MDLFSEFPLRELSVPNRVMMSPMCQYSAKGDGVPTEWHHVHYGSRAVGGAGIIMLEATAVEPRGRISPGDLGIWNDTQQAQFEQITSFIQDHDSVPAIQLAHAGRKASTAVPSEGGDGLMPDEGGWTTVGPTDNPYPRDGTTVPVSALATEDVQNIVNAFRDSAVKARDAGFQIAEIHAAHGYLIHQFLSPVTNQRDDRYGGSFKNRTRFLREITEAVRSVWPDNLPIFARISATDWLPDHESWTIEDSTRAAEMLAECGVDLIDVSAGGLHPDQQLPDTGPNYMVPFAETIREQTSVPVGAVGKITSGEQADALIRNGRADLAVVGREHLRDPYFTLHAARQLGRTDDIDWPVQYQRAVR encoded by the coding sequence ATGGATTTATTTTCTGAGTTTCCATTGCGTGAGTTATCCGTTCCAAATCGTGTGATGATGTCCCCGATGTGTCAGTATTCTGCTAAGGGCGATGGTGTTCCAACTGAATGGCACCACGTACACTACGGATCACGAGCAGTCGGTGGTGCAGGCATCATTATGTTAGAGGCCACAGCAGTCGAACCAAGAGGCCGTATCTCTCCCGGCGATCTCGGGATTTGGAATGACACACAACAGGCACAATTCGAGCAGATTACCTCATTCATTCAAGATCATGACTCGGTTCCGGCTATTCAACTTGCCCACGCAGGACGAAAGGCAAGTACTGCAGTCCCCTCGGAAGGTGGCGATGGGCTTATGCCAGATGAAGGTGGATGGACTACGGTTGGACCGACCGATAATCCTTATCCACGGGACGGAACAACTGTTCCAGTGTCTGCCCTAGCGACCGAGGATGTCCAAAACATTGTCAATGCTTTTCGAGATAGTGCCGTGAAAGCACGAGATGCTGGCTTCCAGATTGCGGAGATACACGCTGCACATGGATACCTTATTCATCAGTTCTTGTCTCCGGTGACAAACCAACGCGACGATCGATATGGAGGATCCTTCAAAAACCGCACTCGATTCCTACGAGAGATCACGGAGGCAGTCCGATCAGTCTGGCCAGATAACTTGCCAATCTTTGCTCGAATCTCTGCAACAGATTGGCTTCCTGACCACGAATCATGGACAATTGAAGACTCCACACGAGCGGCTGAGATGCTTGCAGAGTGTGGTGTCGATTTGATTGATGTGAGCGCTGGCGGTCTTCATCCAGACCAACAGCTTCCGGACACTGGGCCAAACTACATGGTCCCGTTTGCTGAAACAATTCGAGAGCAAACATCTGTTCCTGTCGGTGCAGTTGGAAAAATCACGAGTGGTGAGCAGGCCGATGCGCTGATCCGGAATGGCCGAGCTGATCTTGCTGTTGTTGGAAGAGAGCATCTTCGAGACCCGTACTTCACACTACATGCTGCACGACAATTGGGACGAACAGATGACATTGATTGGCCAGTACAGTATCAACGCGCTGTTCGATGA
- a CDS encoding PH domain-containing protein: protein MPVQDLHPRIQYIWSARALVIALILGAISYVINIVLIDGPELLPVGVSVVVFILGVAHAFLNYSIWRYEVREDALYLERGVIVRVRTTVPFVRIQHVDTSRGPIERLLGLSSSVVYTAGSRGADVTIPGLDAEQAEELQHRLKKLAIAAEGETAV, encoded by the coding sequence ATTCCAGTTCAGGACTTGCACCCTCGTATTCAATACATCTGGTCCGCTCGAGCACTTGTAATTGCGCTAATTCTTGGCGCAATTTCGTATGTAATTAACATAGTGCTGATCGATGGCCCAGAGTTACTTCCTGTCGGTGTTAGCGTCGTTGTGTTTATTCTTGGAGTCGCCCACGCGTTCCTGAATTACAGTATCTGGCGCTACGAGGTGCGAGAAGACGCCCTATATCTTGAGCGAGGTGTGATTGTTCGCGTTCGAACGACAGTTCCGTTCGTTCGGATTCAGCATGTGGACACCAGCCGCGGTCCAATCGAGCGTTTGCTAGGTCTTTCAAGTTCTGTTGTCTACACGGCAGGATCCAGAGGAGCCGATGTGACAATCCCAGGGCTTGATGCCGAACAGGCAGAAGAGCTTCAGCATCGTTTGAAAAAGCTTGCAATCGCAGCAGAGGGCGAAACAGCGGTATGA
- a CDS encoding PH domain-containing protein yields the protein MKLHRLSIPFRIVENLLSLIGILILLGILITTQTEGVLTFVALGIATILLVTGIAIWQVAYYRRFEYHLTDDTLDIESGVISLREREIPYERIQNVAINRNVFQRAAGLAVVSVETAGGGSTEAKLRYVGTETAHWLQDELSDLKRKAEQDRTVDPTTETSDAKPLFEISGKELVILGIISLDSRFLLVVVLAISAFAPEIIGLLGTASSLLVAVPIALLVLYILTAALSAVYSVTNYYDFKLFGNGDELRYERGLLQRFSGTIPLTKIQALTISENVLARLTGYASLLVETAGYSPGESGGSQSAIPVAKRSRVLQLARDIEPFNELSFTRPPKRTRQRYFRRYIWIVLGLAGIGFLVTNYTGFEFDWYWILVGLVLTYPAAHLKWKHRGYLITDRYILTRNGFWNRTIKIVPYHRVQVTFDRQSVFQMRWNLATLTVDTAGSQSLTTDNSKAVDIDEEVARELREHVIDEMFESIRRKKRRRKYGSFAAPIVTADEFDAEDLQSISDNDDSFGQQGEMTQPEEEMDQVQSTTSQPLSDASTDDTPFTYVSEEEIRNNDTQSDQKSK from the coding sequence ATGAAACTGCATCGACTTTCGATTCCGTTCCGAATCGTCGAGAATCTGCTTAGTCTGATCGGTATCCTGATCTTATTGGGGATACTCATTACCACGCAGACGGAAGGAGTACTTACCTTCGTTGCGTTAGGAATAGCGACAATTTTGCTCGTTACTGGAATCGCTATCTGGCAAGTCGCCTATTATCGACGGTTTGAGTATCATCTGACAGATGACACGCTTGATATCGAATCAGGTGTTATCTCACTACGTGAGCGAGAAATCCCATACGAACGGATTCAAAATGTTGCAATCAATAGAAACGTATTCCAGCGTGCAGCCGGACTTGCTGTCGTGTCAGTAGAGACTGCTGGCGGTGGCTCAACTGAAGCAAAGCTTCGCTATGTAGGTACAGAGACAGCACACTGGCTGCAGGATGAGCTAAGTGATCTTAAGCGCAAAGCTGAGCAAGATCGAACGGTAGATCCAACAACGGAAACGTCGGATGCAAAGCCACTGTTTGAAATTAGCGGAAAGGAGCTCGTAATCCTTGGGATAATATCACTTGATTCACGCTTCCTGCTTGTGGTTGTCCTTGCCATTTCTGCCTTTGCGCCTGAGATTATCGGCCTTCTTGGAACAGCGTCCTCGCTATTGGTGGCAGTTCCAATTGCCTTACTTGTGTTATACATTCTCACTGCTGCACTGAGTGCTGTTTACTCTGTTACAAACTACTATGATTTCAAATTATTCGGTAACGGTGATGAGCTTCGGTACGAACGAGGACTACTGCAACGATTCAGCGGCACTATTCCGTTAACAAAGATTCAGGCCCTGACTATCTCCGAAAATGTGCTGGCCCGATTAACGGGATACGCATCCCTACTTGTTGAGACAGCTGGGTATTCACCAGGTGAGTCAGGTGGGTCACAGTCTGCGATTCCTGTTGCCAAGCGCAGTCGGGTGTTGCAATTAGCACGTGATATCGAGCCATTCAACGAACTCTCGTTTACTCGGCCGCCAAAGCGAACTCGGCAGCGTTATTTCCGACGGTATATCTGGATTGTTCTCGGATTAGCTGGAATTGGATTCCTCGTGACAAACTACACTGGATTCGAATTTGATTGGTACTGGATTCTTGTTGGTCTAGTACTGACATACCCTGCAGCACACCTGAAATGGAAGCATCGGGGGTACTTGATCACGGATCGATATATCCTGACACGAAATGGCTTCTGGAATAGAACAATCAAGATAGTGCCGTATCATCGTGTGCAGGTGACATTTGACAGACAGTCTGTATTCCAGATGCGATGGAACCTAGCCACACTGACAGTTGATACAGCAGGATCACAGAGTTTGACCACAGACAACAGCAAAGCAGTTGATATCGATGAAGAAGTCGCTCGTGAACTACGAGAGCATGTCATCGATGAGATGTTTGAGTCAATCCGACGTAAAAAACGTAGACGAAAGTATGGATCATTCGCTGCCCCGATTGTTACCGCGGATGAGTTCGATGCTGAAGACTTACAGTCAATTTCAGATAACGATGACTCATTTGGACAACAAGGAGAAATGACACAACCCGAAGAAGAAATGGATCAAGTTCAATCAACAACATCGCAACCACTATCAGATGCGTCTACTGATGACACGCCGTTCACTTACGTTAGTGAGGAAGAGATCCGTAACAACGATACTCAGTCTGATCAGAAATCGAAGTGA
- a CDS encoding chorismate mutase produces the protein MSLEELREEIESIDHELVELIARRTYVADTIAEVKEERGLPTTDERQEERVMERAGQNAEQFDVDANLVKAIFRLLIELNKVEQRDNR, from the coding sequence ATGAGTTTAGAAGAGCTTCGAGAAGAGATTGAGTCAATTGATCATGAGCTTGTTGAGTTAATCGCGCGGCGAACATACGTCGCTGACACAATTGCTGAGGTCAAAGAAGAACGGGGGCTGCCAACAACAGATGAAAGACAGGAAGAACGTGTTATGGAACGAGCTGGACAAAATGCAGAACAGTTTGACGTCGATGCTAACCTTGTTAAAGCTATTTTTCGCCTCCTCATTGAATTGAACAAGGTCGAGCAAAGAGACAACAGATAG